A region of Beijerinckia sp. 28-YEA-48 DNA encodes the following proteins:
- a CDS encoding cytochrome P450 has product MLSRGSELQTTLGLDEINLADPDFWLRDDFHAALAILREERPISWHEHAETGKGHWAFADYEDIAEVNKDWERFSSKYGIRVYHDPGTKIRPGTSALIELDPPEHTVNRKRVSKALTPRQVTKLEDQVREHARRLVSQFSDGQEIDFVDDLAAILPFEMVSDLVGVPHADRRHLLKLSQIARSEYEPEYADNRELPQQAVLELREYGIDLAAKRLVDPKDDLISELAHVQVEGEPLNKEELAGYFGLMIAAGSGTTRAAISHGILAFTQFPDQRRLFLNDPVAHERTMAEEIIRWATPIKHMGRVLTQDIEFKGVHMKKGQKIAMWFIAANRDPRLFPDPFSFDITRDLNPHQSFGAGGPHFCMGAHLARREIWMLFQELFARFPNAEVIADPVRERSLQSNGFKHVQVRLSR; this is encoded by the coding sequence ATGCTGTCACGGGGCTCGGAACTTCAAACGACTTTAGGTCTCGACGAGATCAATCTTGCCGATCCTGATTTCTGGCTCAGAGATGATTTTCATGCCGCGCTTGCGATTCTGCGCGAAGAGCGGCCGATCTCGTGGCACGAACATGCCGAAACCGGTAAGGGACATTGGGCCTTTGCTGACTACGAAGATATCGCCGAGGTCAACAAAGACTGGGAGAGATTCAGCAGCAAATACGGGATTCGCGTGTATCACGACCCCGGTACCAAGATCAGGCCCGGTACGAGTGCGCTGATTGAGCTCGACCCTCCTGAGCACACAGTAAACCGTAAGCGTGTGAGCAAGGCGCTTACGCCGCGCCAGGTGACTAAGCTCGAAGATCAAGTGCGCGAGCATGCTCGCCGGCTGGTCTCGCAATTCTCCGATGGCCAGGAGATCGATTTTGTTGATGACCTAGCGGCTATCCTTCCCTTCGAGATGGTAAGCGACCTTGTCGGCGTTCCGCACGCTGATCGTCGACATCTGCTTAAACTGTCGCAAATCGCCCGCTCCGAGTATGAGCCAGAATACGCGGATAATCGTGAGCTTCCGCAACAGGCTGTCTTGGAGCTTAGAGAGTACGGCATCGATCTCGCAGCGAAGCGCTTGGTCGATCCTAAAGACGATCTCATTTCAGAATTGGCTCATGTTCAGGTCGAAGGGGAGCCTCTCAATAAAGAAGAGCTGGCTGGATACTTCGGCCTGATGATTGCCGCGGGTAGCGGCACGACACGCGCTGCGATTTCGCACGGAATTTTGGCGTTCACGCAGTTTCCCGACCAACGCCGGCTATTTTTGAACGATCCTGTGGCGCATGAACGAACGATGGCGGAGGAAATTATCCGCTGGGCGACCCCGATCAAGCATATGGGACGTGTTCTGACCCAGGACATCGAATTCAAAGGCGTCCATATGAAAAAGGGGCAGAAGATCGCGATGTGGTTCATTGCTGCGAACCGCGATCCGCGCCTCTTCCCGGATCCCTTCAGCTTTGACATCACGCGCGATTTGAATCCGCACCAAAGTTTCGGCGCTGGTGGCCCGCATTTCTGCATGGGTGCGCACCTGGCGCGCCGAGAAATCTGGATGCTGTTCCAAGAATTGTTCGCTCGTTTTCCCAACGCCGAGGTCATTGCAGACCCCGTTCGTGAGAGGTCCCTTCAATCCAACGGCTTCAAGCACGTGCAGGTACGTCTTTCGCGTTGA